The following coding sequences lie in one Lytechinus pictus isolate F3 Inbred unplaced genomic scaffold, Lp3.0 scaffold_20, whole genome shotgun sequence genomic window:
- the LOC135157975 gene encoding synaptotagmin-7-like, which produces MTEMAVESERNGRLFERPKPKVGVEHVQPDPSKLGQSQQLGNSNGQAEAIGVAQGLDDDSFQFGEELGKIQFSLMYDFPDQTLVLRIVKANHLPAKDFSGTSDPFVKIMLLPDKKVKMETKVKRKNLNPIWNESFHFEGYPYSKIQERVLHLQVLDYDRFSRNDPIGEINLPLAEVDLTHEKLYWRALTPSKKSSGKLGSLLVSLCYAPTAGRITITVLKCQNLAAKDITGKSDPYVKIWHMHKDKRVEKKKTVIKYHTLNPVYNESFVFNIPLDRIRDTTFVVSVLDKDRLSKNDMIGGILLGARTSPAEMSHWNEMMSKPRTNIAKWHVLKGVN; this is translated from the exons ATGACAGAAATGGCAGTGGAATCTGAGCGCAATGGACGTTT GTTTGAGAGGCCGAAACCCAAAGTTGGCGTGGAACACGTCCAGCCTGATCCAAGCAAGCTTGGCCAGAGTCAGCAACTCGGAAACAGCAATGGCCAGGCCGAAGCCATAGGCGTT GCTCAAGGCTTAGATGACGATTCCTTTCAGTTCGGGGAAGAGCTAGGAAAGATCCAGTTCTCCCTTATGTACGACTTTCCCGATCAAACACTGGTGCTGCGGATCGTCAAAGCAAATCATCTTCCTGCCAAAGATTTCAG CGGAACAAGTGATCCTTTTGTTAAAATCATGCTCCTGCCAGACAAAAAAGTCAAAATGGAGACCAAAGTGAAGAGGAAAAACCTCAATCCTATTTGGAACGAATCTTTTCATTTTGAAG GTTATCCATACAGCAAAATACAAGAGCGTGTTCTGCATCTGCAGGTGCTGGACTACGATCGCTTTAGTAGAAACGACCCGATCGGGGAGATCAACTTGCCACTCGCCGAGGTCGACTTGACACACGAAAAATTGTACTGGAGGGCACTCACGCCAAGTAAAAAATCATCA GGTAAACTCGGGAGTTTACTGGTGTCATTGTGCTATGCACCTACAGCCGGAAGGATTACAATTACAGTCCTCAAGTGTCAAAATTTAGCTGCCAAAGATATTACAGGAAAATCAG ATCCGTACGTGAAAATCTGGCACATGCACAAGGACAAGCGCGTTGAGAAGAAGAAAACAGTCATCAAGTACCACACGCTCAATCCAGTCTATAACGAGTCCTTCGTCTTTAACATCCCGCTCGATAGGATACGTGACACGACCTTCGTCGTTTCGGTCCTGGACAAGGACCGCCTCTCAAAGAACGATATGATCGGCGGGATCCTTCTCGGGGCGCGGACGTCGCCGGCCGAAATGAGCCACTGGAACGAGATGATGAGCAAGCCGCGGACTAATATTGCCAAATGGCATGTGCTAAAAGGGGTTAATTGA